TCCCAATGATCACAGGCCGCGCTGAAGGTACCGGGCTTGGCCTAGCCATCGCACAAAATTTGATAAGCCAGCACAACGGCCTTATTGAGTGCGACAGCGTGAAAGGTCGAACAGAATTCATCCTTTATTTACCACTGGAAAACCAACATGCATAAGCCAAATTTGGTTTGGATAATCGACGATGACAAATCCATTCGCTGGGTACTAGAAAAGGCCCTGCAGCAGTCTGGTATCTCCACCGAAAGCTTTGAAAGCGGAGACAAAGCGCTGACGCAAATTCAGCACTCGCGTCCAGACGCTATTATCAGCGATGTGCGTATGCCCGGCACCGACGGCTTAGCTCTGCTCGCAAACCTGAATAAAGCACACCCCAGCTTACCCATTATTATCATGACGGCTCATTCAGATTTGGAAAGCGCGGTGTCGGCCTACCAGGGTGGCGCTTTCGAATACCTGCCCAAACCTTTCGATGTGGACGAAGCCGTTGCCGTCACCCAGCGCGCACTAGCCCACGCCAGCGAACAACAGGAAGATATTGCCGCACCCGAACCGATTATGGACACCGAAATTATTGGTGAAGCGCCGGCCATGCAAGAGGTTTTCCGAGCCATCGGCCGCTTGTCACAATCGAATATTACCGTGCTTATTAACGGTGAGTCGGGTACCGGTAAAGAGCTGGTTGCACGCGCCCTACATCGCCACAGCCCGCGTAAAGACGGCCCTTTTATCGCGCTAAATATGGCCGCCATCCCCCGAGATTTAATTGAATCTGAACTATTCGGGCACGAGAAAGGCGCCTTTACCGGCGCCGGCGCACAACGCCAAGGGCGCTTTCAGCAGGCCGACGGTGGAACACTATTCCTTGATGAAATTGGTGATATGCCAGCCGAAACCCAAACTCGCCTACTGCGTGTACTGGCCGACGGCGAGTTTTATCGCGTTGGTGGCCACACCGCTATTAAAGTAGATGTACGCATCATTGCGGCTACTCATCAAAATCTGGAAAGCCTAGTAGAAGAAAATCGTTTTCGCGAAGACTTGTTCCACCGGTTAAACGTTATTCGTATTCACCTGCCCAAAATCGCCAACCGGCGTGAAGATATTCCCAAGCTGGCGCAACATTTTTTACATCGCGCCGCCAAGGAGCTAGACGTAGAAACCAAAATCCTCACGCCTGAAACTGAAGCCTACCTCGCTAATTTAAGCTGGCCCGGCAACGTTCGCCAACTGGAAAACACCTGCCGCTGGATTACCGTGATGGCCTCCGGTCGTGAAGTGCATGTCCAGGATTTACCGCCAGAGCTGATGGAAGTTAAACGTGCCGAAACCCCCAGCGGTGACTGGGATAAAGCCCTGCGGCACTGGGCAGATCAGGCCTTGGCTTGCGGTCAAAAAGAAATCCTCTCTGAAGCGGTGCCCACATTCGAACGCGCGCTCATTGAAACCGCCCTAAAACACACCGCCGGGCGCAAGCGCGATGCCGCCAACCTGCTGGGCTGGGGCCGTAATACCTTAACGCGAAAACTGAAAGAATTAGGCATGACGGCTACGGAAGACTAAAGAGGCAACACCACTCACGGTCTCGACGCATATGAATGCACCAATGTAGCGCGGGGAAAAATACAATGTGCTGCGCGGAAAAGTGCACCCTTACTTCGGCTCCGGCATGGCCGAGATTTGAGCCTTAGTTGAGTTCATTCAAATTAAGCGCTGACCGTGCATAGCGTTAGCGCAAGTAGCTAAAATTATTCCAGAAAGTGGTGCTGGCTGCTGTGCATCCATGCACCCGCCGGATACAACCGCCATGGATGGCGGAAGTGCAGAAAATGCATCGCTACACGGACGTAGTAAATTAGAGCAATGCAGGAGCAATTGCCGAGGAGCAATTTTCTGTCCGTACATCCTGTACCCCGGCTCCTGTGCATCCATGCACCCGCCGGATACCGTACATCCTGTACCCCGGCTCCTGTGCATCCATGCACCCGCCGGATACCGTACATCCTGTACCCCGGCTCCTGTGCATCCATGCACCCGCCGGATACCGTACATCCTGTACATAACACCCATTTAGAAGCATTTGTAGCTGGGAACCTCTACCCACACCGTTCTATCTCGTCGCTCTTCCACTCGAAAACACTGATTCTCATAATCGTCCCAGCGGAAATAAACACTCTGGTTCGCGTTGCTGTAAACCGGTGTTAAACCCAGGTTTACATACCAGCTTACAGTTCTGTGGGGGGGATGACTGTAGTGAGAGCGGGCGTACTGACGCTTATAATGTTTCGAATGATTGTGGCTCTTACTGTGGGCACGTTCGCCGTGGCCATGACGCTTTGCTTTATGGCCGCCCTGATGACCGCCACGGCTAGAATACTCGCGCTTTTGCACGCCATGATGCTCCTGTGCAACCCTGCGCTCACCCGCATGCTTTTTGTGCTGTTTTTTCTGCTTGTGCTGCTTGTGCTGCTCATTTTGCCGATAACTCTCGGCCTGAGCCGGCGCGCTGTAAGCAGCAGAAGCGAATAGAAGAATAATGGCCGAAGCCACAATAGAACCGTAAGTATGCATAGATCTTTCCTCGCGTTTTATTAACGACAGGGCCAGTCTATGAAAGTGGGGATGAATCGATCCTGAATTGATTACACACAAAAAAGGGGCTAAAAAGCCCCCTGTAAAAACTATGCGATAAGCAACTTACTGGGTTTCGCCAGCCTCTTCTGCCACTTTGGCTTCAGCCTGAGCCTTGGCTACGGCCTGAGCAAAGAGCGCATCGAAATTAACCGGAGGTAAATTTAGCGGAGGGAAGCCTCCGCGTACAGCTAAGTTATCAATAGCTTCACGTGCGTATGGGAAAAGTATCTGCGGACAAGCGGAAGTCAGCATATGCTGCAACGGCACGCCGTCCACACCTTTAACTTCAAAAATACCGGCCTGATGAACCTCAGCAAGGAATGCCGTTTTCTCTTCATCCATCTTCACTGTTACAGTCATTTTTAACACAACTTCAAAATGACCTTCATCGAGACGGTCTATCTGGGTGTTTAGATCCTGACTCACCTTTGGCTGCCACTGAGTAGTAAAAGCTTTAGCTCCCTGAGGCGCCTCAAAAGAGAGATCTTTAACGTAAACACGCTTAATAGAAAATTGTGGCTGTGCTGCGTTTTCGCCGCCAGCGACTTGTTCTGGGGTTTGGTTTTCTTCTGACATGCTAAAGCCTTATATCGTTTTTACTTTGTTGTGCTATATGATGGTGTTTGGGCTGAAATCAACCTTTAATCACGGGCAAATTCTGGTTTTGCCATTCAACCATGTCACCCTGTAAGCGACTCACGGTAAAGCCCTTGTCTTTAAGCGTTTTACCTGCGGCGGCGGAACGTTGCCCCATTTTGCACACGACAACCAAGGTCTTACCCCGATGCTTTTCCAGCTCGGTGTAACGCGTAGCAATTTTAGCGAAAGGGATATTAATCGCTTCGGCAATATGCCCGGCCTTATATTCTTTACTGTCACGCACATCCACCACAACCGCATTATCGTCATTTAATAAACGAACAACCTCGTGATGAGTAAGCGCTGCACCGCCTTTGCGGCTTTCAACTATAAAAAAAGCAACAGCCAGCACCGAGAGAATGGCCACTAACATCCACTGCTCGGTAAGAAATACCATGATGTCCACGAATCAAAACCTGCGTCTAAGTAATGTTGGTGCGCGAGTATACACGATAGCCATTAACGAAACAGGCGCAGCAGGCTACCCTGCTGCGCCTTTTCTGTTAACTACCAATACGTTATTACTTGGCCTGGCCCTGCTTGGCCACTGCATCCATCATCGCTTTAATCGAATCGGCATCGCCAAGGTACTCTTTCTTCAGAGGATTCAGGTTTTCGTCCAGCTCATACACCAAAGGTACACCGGTAGGAATATTGAGTTCGAGCACTTCCTCATCGCTCATGCCATCGAGGTACTTAACCAATGCACGCAGACTATTGCCGTGTGCGGCAACGATAACGCGCTTACCGTCCAAAATAGAGGGGCGAATAACGTCATGCCAATAGGGGAGTACGCGATCGATGGTCAGCTTAAGGCTCTCAGCCTTAGGCAAAATACGAAGGTCAATACCCGCATAACGTGGGTCTTGGCCCGGAAAGTGTTCGCTATCTTCGCCCACTTCAGGTGGCGGTACGTCAAAGCTACGACGCCAAACCTTGACCTGATCTTCGCCGTGCTTGGCGGCAGTTTCAGCTTTATCCAAACCAGTAAGCGCACCGTAGTGACGCTCGTTCAAACGCCAATGGCGTTGAGTAGGCAGCCACATCTGGCCCATTTCCTCTAGCGCTAGCGACAAAGTGCGCATAGCGCGGGTAAGAACTGAAGAGTACGCCAGGTCAAATTCAAAACCCGCCTCTTTCAGCAAGCGACCGCCATTGCGGGCCTGCGCGATACCGGCATCAGTCAGATCCACATCGTGCCAACCGGTGAAACGGTTCTCTAGGTTCCACTGGCTTTCGCCGTGGCGAATTAATACCAATTTGTACATATAATCAGTCCTCTGCGAGATAGGTTACGCAACCGTAAAACATCCCCGAATACAATCGACCTTTGGGCTTGCTGTGCAGTTGCTTTTTGCGGCCGCAATGATCCCAGCTTGGAGCAGCAAAATCCAGAGCCAGCGCGGCCTTTAGCGCGATTAAGATCAAAAACCCGGCGATAAGCACAAATCCCCCTTCGCCTTCTAGGAAATTGCGTTACACTTCGCCCCATGAGAAGCCCTATGTATTCCTTCATCGTCGCCCTAACCAGTGTCATCTGTATCTACAGTTGCAGCCTGTTTGCCGACGAGCAGGCCGACCAAGAAAAGCTGGATAAAGTCAAAAAGGCTATCGCCGAATTAAAGGCCGAACTGGAAGCGACCAAGGGCAGTCGCGCGCAAATGCTTAAAAGTTTGGAAAAATCAGAAAAGGAAATTGGCAACCTCAGCACCAAAGCCAATAAGCTCAAGGGCGAGCTTAATCTCCAGCAAAAGAATTTGAACGAGCTACGCGACGAACGCAGCCAGCTGCACAAACATAAAACCTCACAACAATCGTTAGTGGGGCAGCACATCAACGCCGCATACAGGCTGGGCCAACAGAGCAACCTGCGCCTACTGTTGAATCAACAAGACCCCTCCACCGTTGCGCGTAACCTCAAGTATTACGACTATGTCATACGTGCGCGCAGTGACCGAATAGACGCGTTCACCCAAACTATTCAGCGTATTAACACCCTGGAACCCGAGATTAGCTACCAAGCTGAAAAGCTTGCACATAACCATCACCAACTGAGAGAAAAGCAGACCCAACTACAATCGGCTCAAAAAAAAAGAAAATCCACACTTAGCCGGCTCGACTCCAGTATTGCTAATCAGGGCCAGGAGCTCAAATCGCTCAACCAGGACCGCAGCCGTTTAGAAGAGCTGCTCAACCAAGTAACCGCGTGGCTAGATGACATTAAAGTGCCGCAAACCGGTAAATTCAGCAAATTTAAAGGCAAACTGCCCTGGCCCGCCAATGGGCGAGTACTGAAAAACTACGGTGCTTCACGTGTGGGCAACAAAATGTCCTGGCAGGGTATGCTGATCGGCTCAAAATCGGGTGCTCCCGTTTCGGCCGTGCACCATGGGCGCATCATTTTTTCTGACTACCTTCGTGGTCATGGGCTACTCATAATCATCGACCACGGTGATGGCTATATGACGCTTTACGCGCATAACCAAGCGCTGTACAAGGAACTGGGCGAATGGGTAGGTGTCGGAGAAGTGATTGCCTCGGTGGGTAACAGCGGAGGCCAACAGAAATTCGCCCTATACTTTGAGCTGCGTTACAAGGGGAAGCCCACGAACCCGAAACGATGGTTCAAATCGGCATAAACTGCCACAATAGTGCACAACACAATTAATTTAACGATAAGTGCTTAGTTCATGAAATTCATTGCTCTTCGTCTACACCTGCTTATTTGCTCCACCTTACTTTTCACCCTAGCTTTTAGTGTGAACCTGTCTGCCGAGGAACTCGTGGCCAGCGAAACCAAGGCCGAAGAGGAAACCATTAGTGTTCTGCCTCTCGAAGACCTCCGGATATTCACCAAAGCCTACGACCACATTCGCCATGCCTATATCGAAGATATCGACGACCGCACCCTGCTGGAATACGCGATTCGTGGCATGCTCGAACAACTAGACCCGCACTCGGCCTTCCTCGACGCCTCCTCTTTCGATGACCTTCAGGTGCACACCACCGGCGAGTTCGGCGGGCTAGGCATTGAAGTAGGCATGGAAAACGGCTTCATCAAAGTTATATCACCTATCGACGAAACACCTGCCGCACGTGCGGGCGTAGAAGCCGGCGACCTCATCATCAAACTTGACGACGCTACAGTCAAAGGCATGACACTGGATGAAGCCGTGGAAAAAATGCGCGGCAATAAAGATACCGATATCGTACTGACCATTGTTCGCGAAGGCACAGACCAACCGTTTGATCTGACCCTTACCCGCGACATTATTAAAGTACGCAGTGTTCGCTCCGAAATTCTCGAAAACGATTTTGGCTATCTGCGCATTGCACAATTTCAGGTGAATACGGCGAGGGATTTAGAAGCCGCCTATAAAAAACTACTGAAAGAAAATAGTGACTTGCGCGGTCTGGTTCTGGATTTACGCAACAACCCAGGCGGCGTATTACAAGCCTCTGTTGGCGTTACCGACCTGTTTTTAGACGGCGGGCTAGTCGTGTATACCGAAGGGCGGCTAAGCGAAGCTAACACCAAATACCAAGCCACCCCTGGTGATATGACCAACGCAATGCCACTGGTGGTGTTAATTAACGATGGCTCTGCCAGCGCCTCAGAAATTGTCGCCGGGGCCCTACAAGACCACCGCCGCGCACTGCTTTTGGGCACCCGCAGTTTCGGTAAAGGCTCGGTGCAAACCGTTATTCCCATCACCGATGATCGCGCCGTTAAACTTACCACTGCACTTTACTATACGCCCAACGGTCGCTCTATACAGGCTCAGGGCATCGAACCCGACATCAATGTCGAGCGCGTAAGAGTCACGGCGGTCCGTCCACGTATATCGGTAAAAGAAGCCGACTTAAGTGGCCACCTCAAAAACAAAAAAGGTGGAGAAGAGGTTAATTCCAAAGATGACAAAGCCGAAACCGGCCTACACAACCGAGACAGCCAACTCTACGAAGCACTCAATATTCTGAAGAGCCTAGACCTCTTCCGTCAGTCCCCGGTAGAAGCCGATGCCACTAACGATAGCGCACAGGGCTAACGCCTCGTGTAAACCTGAGCCTTCGTTTTGCTTGTATACCTAAAGAACACCGCACGGGGGCTTGCAGCCCTCTTAGCCGCATGCGCAATGGCCATGAACGCCAACGCCAGCACAAACGCCACTACCGATAATGCCTGGCAGCACAGCTGCCCTGTCCCTCATCCAAACACTCAGCAGCCCATGGTGGCGATTATTATTGATGACCTGGGCTATCAAATGGGCCCAGCCCTGCACCTGCTCGAACTTCATCGCGAGCTAACATTCTCGATCATTCCCTTTACCCCCTACGGCCGTAAACTGGCAACACTTGCGCACCAACAGCAACGCGAGGTCATGGTTCACGCGCCCATGGAAACCCTACATGAAATTCCCTGGGAACAGGCGCTGCTGGCGAAAATGGATCAACGCCAAATTCGAGAATTGAGCCAGCAAATGCTAGCCGCTGTGCCCAACGCTCAAGGGTTAAATAACCATGGTGGCAGCCTACTCACCCAACGTACAGAGCATATGGGCTGGCTAATGGACGAGCTGAAAACAACCAACTTCTACTTTGTAGACAGCCGAACGTCGGCCGCTAGTGTCGCCAGCCGATCGGCCCAAAATGCCGGGGTACCTCAGATGTCTCGCGATGTATTTCTTGATAATCAGCGTAATACCGAGGCAATACTGGAACAACTCAATAAGCTCGAACAGCTCGCTCGTAAATACGGCCACGCTGTCGGCATCGGCCACCCCTACCCAGAAACCCTCGCAGCTTTAGAGTCAAAACTGCCGGAACTGTCCGCGCGTGGCGTTCAGATCGTTCGTATCTCCACATTGATCAAAGCCACCACCGGGCACGCTCAATACGCCTTTGAAACCACTCAGCCGCAACTAATGACCGTTCATCCCGAGGCGCCTTAATCAACCCGACGGCGTCACACTCTTTTTGTGATCCAGTTCACATTTTAGCCCGATTTGAGCTGCAATTAGAGGCCCTCAGCCTATAATTTCGCCTAAGGTGTTGCGTTTTTTACAAGCTCGTACCACCCTTCAGGCACCCCAATTCAGACAAGTGCTGATTAACCGCGCGTGACAAGATATGAAAATTGGGGCCTGTTAGCCGCACCTCTACAATAGGTGTGCATGCGCGTAACCCGCGTATCGATAATCGAATGTATGGAATGAGTTAAGTAAAGGAGTAGATATTATGAACAGAACTGGCGAAGAATGTGGTTTACCAAACCGCTCCAATCGTTATTTTCAAAAGAGTGAGTACTGGTATTACAGCACGCGAGAAGGCGTAGATATCGGTCCTTTCGACACCATGCACGAAGCCGAAACAGGCGCGAGTGATTTTATCGACTTTATTATTCACGCCGAGCCTGATGTTATTCAAACGCTCGAGCGTTACTCAGGTAAAGCGGCCTAATAAAAAAAATTCCAGCGGGAGGCAGTGCCTCCCGTTTCTTCTTTTACAGCCCCGTTCAACCCCTTGTTGCCTAACCTAAACCCAAGGATTCCTGTCTAACCTTGGGTAGAACCTGTTGCCGTAACGCCATATTCGGGAACCGTCTTAAATACTCCCCGCTAGACACCTCAAGACAAGCCCCTCGAACAGAACCCCTGAACGCATAGCTGTCGGTATTACTGAAGCCTTCTCAACAATACCCTGGTTCCGTAAGCTTCGCTTATCCCTGCCCTTGCACCCCGCCCCTTACCATCAATGCCGCCATTTCCACGCCCCGCTTGCGCCTACTGCACCGTCAACTGAAACCGTTTCACTCCGTTGCCATCACTATGGATTGTAAAACGTGGCTAGGTTCTGGCAGGCACTTGGACTTATGCCCACAGGCTGTCAAACACCAACAGCTAAAAACCCCTACATACAAAAGGCCCGGTAAGAGTACCGGGCCTAATATTGACGTCTTTATAGTAAAAACAATTAGCTTACTCTTCGCCGTCATTGCGCCAGCGACCCTGACCCCTTCCCTCCATTCGCTTCTCGTGTATTACCTGAAGCTCTGCACGCTGCTCTTCGGTAAGAATTTCGATAAATGCTTTGTGCCGCTCAGCCTTGCTCATCACTCGTGCACGAGACCGCTCAGCCGCTTCTGCCGCCAACGCTTCAACCTGGGAGTCATAGTCTGCTGCATCGGGATCCAGCTTATGTATACCCGCAGCCATGCCTCCGCGGCGGCCCTGCCGATCTCCCGCCGCTGCACGTGTATCTTCATGCAGCACCTTTACAGCTTCACGCTGCTCATCAGAAAGCTCCAGCTTTTCCGCCAACACTTCAAACCGCTTAAAACCACCACCATCGCCATAACCACCACCACCGCACTTTTGACCATGATGGCCAGCCGCAGCAACAACCGAACCCGACATGAGTACGCCAAAGGCCAACGCCGATATACAATTTTTCATCACACTTGCTCCTTATTAATTAAGTTGACAGGCTTAGTTTGCGCCTTATCCACGCTAAGTTGGGTTAAGGCAGTGTAAAGTTAGGTAAAGCCCTAAAATTAACACCTATGATTAGATAAAGTTCTCTTATGAACACACCTGAATTTAACAGCACAGCCAATATCCTGTTAGTAGACGATGACCAAACACTCTGCGAGCTAATATCGGCCTACCTGCAACGCGACAACTTCACCGTTGAATCGGTACACTCAGGCGAAGCCGCGCTGCAGCACCTATCCCAGCCAAATACCATTGCAGCCATGGTTTTAGATATCATGATGCCGGGCCTCTCAGGCCTAGAAGTACTGCAAATGCTAAGGCAAAAAAGTAACCTTCCAGTAATTATGCTCACCGGTAGGGGAGATGATATCGACCGCATACTCGGCCTGGAGATGGGCGCCGACGACTACCTAGCAAAGCCCTGCAATCCACGCGAACTGGTCGCACGCCTGCGCGCCGTGCTTCGCCGAGTAAAACCACAGCAAGTAATCGACAACCTCCAGCCTTTGCAACTTCACGGTATAACCCTCGATCTAGGTATGCTAACCGCAGAGGTTAATAACGCCTCGTTAAAACTCACCAGTGCAGAGCTAAATACACTACGCCTGCTTATGGAAAGTGCTGGCACAACATTAACCAAGCAAACCCTTACCGAACAAGTACTTCACCGAAAACTAGAAGTGTACGACCGAAGTATAGATGTACACATCAGCCGTTTAAGGCAAAAACTCGCCGCGGTTGGCGTTACCGATATTATCAAGGCCATTCGCGGAGCGGGCTACCAAATGATTTCTGCGGGTAACCACAAGTGAAAATATTCAATCGCATATTTTGGAAATTCTTTATTTCATTTTGGTTCGCCAGCCTTGCCGTCATGTTTGCAACAGCCTATGTCGTTATAGGCGAATTGCAAACTAAGCAATTTCACAAACGCCATCAAGAACTTGTCCGGAATATTGCACAAGACATCATCTACCGGCATGAAACAAATCAACCCATGCCTCGACATAACATGCGCCACGACAGACATAATGGCGGCCCACCAATCAACCCCATGGCGGGGCTGCATGAACCACCTCCGCAATCGTCGCCATACGAACGCAAAAACATGAACGGTCTAAAAATTAGTGCCGAAAATGGCGACATTATTTTTCAACACAAGTTTAGAGGGCCAAAAAAAGCTAAAAAAACTTATGTAATAGCCTTAACGTCAGAATCGGGAAAAGCCTACAAGGTACAAGCGTACGCGGCCAAAGCCCCCGCTTTTTTTCGCGAAGTATTAACACGTTTCTATTCATTTCAATTTATTCTTATATTTATTACCTCCACACTGGTAAGCGCAATATTGAGCTGGACAATTACACGCCCGCTCAAAGAGTTGGGGCAACATAGTAAACAGTATGCACAAGGAAAAAGCGGGCTACACATAAGCCCGAACCTTACCAACCGTGGAGACGAACTAGGAGACCTAGCCCGCGACATTGAACTAATGACGAGCAAGGTAAGCGAAACACTTAATTCACAGCAACAATTGCTTTTTGATGTGTCGCATGAACTTAGAGCGCCACTCGCTAGAATGCAAGCCATCGCAGGGTTACTGGAAACAGATAGCGTCAATGAAAAATATACCGAACGATTACATAGAGAGTTCACATACATCAACAACTTGATACAGCAAATTCTCAATTACTCACGGCTAAACCGGGATAGTGAACAGCTACAAAACACCCCACTTAAGTCGCTTATCCAAGATGTGATAGAGACAATTAAAATCGAGCACCCGAATAAAAATATTATATTTACCCATAACGATAGTGACTCAACCATAAAAATATACCCCCATCTACTCACGGGTGCGGTGGAAAATATAATCAGAAATGCGTGTGTACACACGCCATTAGACACCGCTATTGATATCAGCCTTACGGCCAACGCAAACACGCTACACATTAATATCCGAGATCACGGAGAAGGTGTGCCCCATTCAGACATCGAAAAACTCACAACGCCGTTCTATCGCGCAGGCAACAAAATGCACGCCAAAGGGTTTGGCCTAGGGCTTAGCATTGCCCACAAATCCGTACAAAAGCACCACGGTACAATGAACATTAAAAATAACGACGGCGGCGGGCTAATGGTGGCGATAGCGCTACCGAGAGACATACACGAATAACACCCTATAATGGTGTGGAGTTGTAATGCGCACAGCTATACACCTCGCTATGCCAGCTCAAACAAACAGCACTTCCTATGCCGGCTAACGCCTGACTTAATGAGTCGCCTGCAGGGAAGCGCCTATAGCGCGCCAAGCCCAAAGCCATAAACATTGAACCCCCTTTTAGTAAGCCGCACATAAAGCGCAGCGCCTGCATAAAACGTTAAGAATCCGCCAATAATAGGCATCAATGCGCGCGCAACCACCAAATGTACGCTATTTCTATCAATTGTTCGTGCATAGGGCCATACTGATATCGTTACGCCTCGACTTGGCTGTTTGACTCGAGATCATTGCGTGGCCACACCCTCAAGCTAGCTCCAACTAGCTTTAGGTTTAAGAGGTTACCCCAAGAGGAAAGTATCATGAGCAAAGGACAAGACAGTAAAAAAAGCGCTA
The Teredinibacter franksiae DNA segment above includes these coding regions:
- a CDS encoding sensor histidine kinase — translated: MKIFNRIFWKFFISFWFASLAVMFATAYVVIGELQTKQFHKRHQELVRNIAQDIIYRHETNQPMPRHNMRHDRHNGGPPINPMAGLHEPPPQSSPYERKNMNGLKISAENGDIIFQHKFRGPKKAKKTYVIALTSESGKAYKVQAYAAKAPAFFREVLTRFYSFQFILIFITSTLVSAILSWTITRPLKELGQHSKQYAQGKSGLHISPNLTNRGDELGDLARDIELMTSKVSETLNSQQQLLFDVSHELRAPLARMQAIAGLLETDSVNEKYTERLHREFTYINNLIQQILNYSRLNRDSEQLQNTPLKSLIQDVIETIKIEHPNKNIIFTHNDSDSTIKIYPHLLTGAVENIIRNACVHTPLDTAIDISLTANANTLHINIRDHGEGVPHSDIEKLTTPFYRAGNKMHAKGFGLGLSIAHKSVQKHHGTMNIKNNDGGGLMVAIALPRDIHE